One genomic window of Acidimicrobiia bacterium includes the following:
- a CDS encoding tryptophan synthase subunit alpha, translating into MFASCPCFGACGVLCDANDLGRSPARLGGEPGVVTKNSRVPTPRSPLRDPGGAFEQRLSGKVSSGQKFLAVYVTAGLPDVKHFEPLVERVAAAGADIVEIGIPFSDPIMDGPVIQRASKRALESGVTPPWALESASRIASLCGSDVDLVVMTYSNLAFRMGFTSFSRELAAAGVGGVILADLPLEESELWENAAMEAGVAPVLLAAPNCSDERLARVASRSRGFVYGISLLGVTGARKTVSEMAKEIGERLKRVSDVPVGVGIGISSGSHAAEVAAHCDGVIVGSALVQRILDAEDPVAAIEAAESFVAELRGALS; encoded by the coding sequence ATCTTCGCCTCCTGTCCGTGCTTTGGTGCCTGTGGGGTGCTGTGTGACGCCAATGACTTGGGGAGATCTCCGGCTCGCCTTGGTGGGGAACCTGGCGTTGTGACCAAAAACTCGAGGGTCCCGACGCCTCGTAGCCCACTGCGCGATCCCGGAGGGGCGTTCGAACAGCGCCTCTCGGGAAAGGTTAGTTCGGGTCAGAAATTTTTGGCTGTTTATGTAACGGCTGGGCTGCCGGACGTAAAGCACTTCGAACCACTCGTGGAGAGAGTCGCAGCGGCGGGCGCCGACATCGTAGAGATAGGCATTCCTTTTTCCGACCCAATCATGGACGGACCCGTGATCCAGAGGGCATCCAAGCGGGCCCTGGAGTCGGGCGTAACCCCGCCTTGGGCTCTCGAGAGTGCCTCGCGGATAGCGTCGCTGTGCGGATCCGATGTAGACCTGGTGGTCATGACGTACTCGAATTTGGCTTTCCGCATGGGGTTCACATCTTTTTCCAGAGAACTTGCAGCGGCCGGTGTGGGTGGAGTCATTTTGGCCGACCTTCCCCTGGAAGAGTCGGAGCTTTGGGAGAACGCCGCGATGGAAGCTGGGGTGGCGCCGGTACTTCTAGCGGCTCCCAACTGCTCGGACGAGCGCCTGGCTCGGGTGGCTTCCCGGTCTAGGGGATTCGTTTATGGGATTTCGCTACTGGGCGTTACTGGAGCTAGAAAAACCGTTTCGGAGATGGCCAAAGAAATAGGTGAGCGATTGAAAAGGGTGAGCGACGTTCCAGTGGGAGTAGGGATAGGTATTTCCTCTGGATCCCACGCTGCCGAGGTCGCTGCTCACTGCGACGGCGTGATTGTCGGATCGGCGCTTGTCCAGCGGATTCTGGATGCGGAAGATCCAGTCGCAGCTATCGAAGCCGCTGAATCGTTCGTCGCGGAGCTACGGGGTGCCCTGAGTTGA
- a CDS encoding response regulator has protein sequence MSKARIVIAEDEGIVRLDLRETLQEEGYEVVGETARGDEVVQLVEKTNPDVAILDVKLPGEDGISVARKLSARGDVAILMLTAFSQRQVVSEAIEAGALGYLVKPFQRSELAPAIEVALARHRDMKALERQRRDLEEALETRKVVERAKGKLMQERGLSEAEAYRAIQKSAMQRRLTMKKVAELILDGSITAGSSDF, from the coding sequence ATGTCAAAAGCAAGAATAGTAATCGCTGAAGACGAGGGAATAGTCCGTCTTGACCTGCGCGAAACCCTTCAAGAGGAAGGCTATGAGGTCGTGGGTGAGACCGCCCGCGGCGATGAGGTAGTCCAACTCGTCGAGAAGACCAATCCCGATGTAGCGATCCTCGATGTAAAGCTGCCTGGAGAAGACGGAATCTCTGTAGCACGCAAACTTAGTGCCCGCGGTGATGTAGCCATTCTCATGCTTACAGCTTTTTCTCAGCGGCAGGTAGTGAGTGAAGCGATAGAGGCCGGAGCGCTCGGGTACTTGGTCAAGCCTTTTCAGCGCTCAGAGTTGGCGCCTGCAATCGAGGTGGCCTTGGCTCGTCATAGAGACATGAAAGCATTAGAACGCCAGAGACGGGATCTAGAGGAGGCCCTTGAGACACGCAAAGTGGTAGAGAGAGCGAAGGGTAAGCTCATGCAAGAACGGGGCTTGTCAGAGGCCGAGGCTTACCGGGCTATCCAAAAGTCAGCAATGCAACGGCGCCTTACCATGAAAAAAGTGGCAGAACTCATCTTGGACGGTTCGATAACTGCGGGATCCAGCGATTTCTGA
- a CDS encoding phosphoribosylanthranilate isomerase — MRQRREGSCGWACGDGFSYGRLEQENVQDAAGDKTWVKICGIRRVADLVVAAEEGADAVGLVFDRSSPRAVAIEEARQLVSIAGHDILCVGVFRNEPATSVAVVIDEVGLDAIQYYGDVAEFVAIKRSFPELRLATFAVPVRSDRANRLFRDVLAGFEGEEERPDVLLFDSSKPGSGRPWRWSALADYFGPIPFVLAGGLNPDNVIDAISTVHPWGVDVSSSLEVRPGVKDPALVRKFVAAVRLATKIRETVDVKTKRLYERS; from the coding sequence GTGAGGCAGCGACGGGAAGGTAGTTGTGGCTGGGCCTGTGGCGACGGATTTAGTTACGGCCGACTAGAACAAGAAAACGTCCAGGATGCTGCCGGGGACAAAACATGGGTAAAAATTTGTGGCATTCGCAGGGTCGCCGATCTAGTGGTGGCCGCAGAAGAAGGGGCCGACGCCGTCGGTCTTGTATTCGATAGATCTAGCCCTCGGGCTGTGGCAATAGAAGAGGCGCGTCAGCTTGTTTCGATAGCTGGGCACGACATCTTGTGTGTGGGGGTCTTTAGAAACGAGCCAGCGACGTCTGTCGCGGTAGTCATCGACGAGGTAGGCCTTGATGCGATCCAGTACTACGGGGATGTAGCAGAGTTCGTCGCAATCAAGCGTTCCTTTCCCGAGCTGAGGCTCGCCACGTTTGCCGTTCCAGTGAGAAGTGATAGAGCAAACCGCCTTTTTCGGGATGTCCTGGCTGGCTTCGAGGGCGAAGAGGAACGGCCAGATGTTTTATTGTTCGACTCTTCAAAACCGGGAAGCGGTCGGCCCTGGAGATGGAGCGCTCTCGCGGATTATTTCGGGCCGATCCCGTTTGTGTTGGCCGGAGGACTGAACCCCGACAACGTCATAGATGCAATTAGCACGGTGCATCCATGGGGAGTAGATGTCTCGAGCTCTCTCGAGGTACGGCCTGGAGTCAAAGATCCCGCTTTGGTGCGGAAGTTCGTGGCTGCCGTACGCCTAGCTACAAAGATACGCGAAACCGTCGACGTCAAGACGAAGAGGCTCTATGAGAGGAGCTAG
- a CDS encoding indole-3-glycerol phosphate synthase TrpC — MPTRLLGAILERKRSEIEERKRAGAVSVSVSPCAGPPDAGEDRFEAALRSPGISVIAEIKRYSPSKPSIRRDLNPTEVAVAFERGGAAAISVLTDGPGFGGSLEDIDKVRAASSLPILRKDFIIDVFQIHEASVRGASAVLLIATILDGSQLKELICAAESFGLAALVEVHTEDELERAIEAGARIVGVNNRDLDTFEVDPTTALRLATQIPKEIVSVAESGIKGPEQVAAACEAGYDAVLVGEGVLVADDISQAVRRLVEGGSECKGRPS; from the coding sequence GTGCCAACCCGATTGCTGGGTGCGATTCTGGAGCGCAAGCGCAGCGAAATAGAAGAACGAAAGCGAGCGGGAGCTGTCTCGGTGTCGGTCTCTCCCTGTGCTGGTCCTCCCGATGCTGGGGAAGACAGGTTCGAGGCGGCGCTTCGATCGCCTGGCATCTCGGTAATAGCAGAGATAAAGAGGTACTCGCCGTCCAAGCCTTCGATAAGGCGGGATCTCAATCCTACGGAGGTCGCGGTAGCCTTTGAAAGGGGGGGTGCGGCCGCGATCTCGGTCCTCACCGATGGCCCTGGATTTGGCGGAAGCCTGGAAGATATCGACAAAGTTCGGGCTGCATCCTCGCTTCCGATACTGCGGAAGGACTTCATCATCGATGTCTTTCAAATACACGAAGCAAGTGTGAGGGGGGCGAGCGCCGTGCTGCTAATAGCCACAATATTGGATGGTAGTCAGTTGAAGGAACTGATCTGTGCTGCCGAGAGTTTCGGCCTCGCTGCCTTGGTAGAAGTTCACACTGAAGACGAACTGGAGAGGGCGATAGAAGCGGGAGCCAGGATCGTGGGTGTCAATAACAGAGACCTCGATACTTTTGAAGTAGATCCTACGACTGCTCTGCGCCTCGCCACTCAGATTCCGAAGGAAATTGTTTCGGTGGCTGAGAGCGGAATAAAAGGTCCCGAGCAAGTGGCGGCAGCATGCGAGGCCGGCTATGACGCCGTGCTCGTGGGAGAGGGGGTTCTCGTTGCAGACGACATATCTCAGGCTGTGAGGAGGCTGGTAGAAGGAGGATCGGAATGCAAGGGACGACCAAGCTAA
- the trpB gene encoding tryptophan synthase subunit beta, whose translation MRGASSELRRSPYFGRYGGRFVPETLVPALDELETVFEEAWSDPSFRDELNSLLETYAGRPTPLTRASRLAQRVGVSEVFIKREDLCHTGSHKINNCLGQALLAKRMGKRRIIAETGAGQHGVATATVAALFGFDCTVYMGSEDVRRQALNVFRMQLLGANVVEVTAGSATLKDATSEALRDWVASVEYTHYVLGSAVGPHPYPLIVRELQSVIGQEAKTQMLEVAGRLPSHVIACVGGGSNAIGIFGAFLEDSEVSLVGVEAGGEGLDTGRHGASLEMGSPGVLHGSFSYILQDEMGQILEAHSISAGLDYPGVGPEHAWLKETGRVSYQSATDVEAIRAFQELARLEGLIPALEPAHAVAWLLTNGEHLGEEAVVLVNLSGRGDKDVQAVASYLEAYPQYKL comes from the coding sequence ATGAGAGGAGCTAGTTCTGAACTAAGGCGCTCGCCCTACTTTGGTCGTTACGGTGGTCGCTTCGTGCCCGAAACGCTCGTTCCGGCTTTGGATGAGTTAGAAACGGTGTTCGAGGAGGCATGGTCGGATCCTTCCTTTCGAGACGAGCTGAACTCATTGCTGGAGACATACGCTGGTCGTCCCACTCCCCTAACTAGAGCGTCGCGTCTAGCACAGCGAGTGGGCGTTTCGGAGGTTTTCATAAAGCGTGAGGACCTTTGTCATACCGGATCTCACAAAATTAACAACTGTTTGGGACAGGCGCTGTTGGCGAAGCGAATGGGAAAGCGAAGAATTATCGCTGAGACCGGGGCGGGTCAGCACGGTGTGGCCACAGCCACTGTTGCAGCCCTTTTTGGTTTCGATTGCACCGTGTACATGGGATCAGAGGACGTCCGGCGTCAGGCGTTGAACGTTTTCCGTATGCAGCTATTGGGGGCCAATGTCGTCGAAGTTACCGCGGGAAGCGCCACTTTGAAGGATGCCACATCGGAGGCGCTGCGCGACTGGGTAGCCTCAGTTGAGTACACGCACTACGTTCTCGGATCTGCTGTCGGCCCTCATCCCTACCCCCTGATCGTGCGAGAGCTTCAGTCTGTCATTGGTCAAGAGGCCAAAACCCAAATGCTTGAAGTCGCTGGGCGCTTGCCAAGCCATGTCATAGCTTGCGTTGGTGGGGGATCCAACGCTATCGGGATCTTCGGCGCGTTCCTCGAAGACTCGGAGGTGTCGTTGGTGGGCGTGGAAGCCGGTGGAGAAGGACTCGACACTGGACGCCACGGTGCCTCTCTCGAGATGGGATCCCCAGGGGTGTTGCATGGATCGTTTAGTTATATTCTGCAAGACGAGATGGGGCAGATTTTGGAAGCGCACTCGATCTCCGCTGGGCTGGACTACCCGGGCGTCGGGCCAGAGCACGCTTGGCTAAAGGAAACAGGGCGTGTTAGTTATCAAAGCGCTACGGATGTGGAAGCTATAAGAGCTTTTCAAGAGCTTGCTCGCTTGGAAGGTCTAATCCCTGCTCTTGAACCTGCCCACGCAGTGGCGTGGCTTTTGACAAACGGGGAACATCTGGGTGAAGAAGCTGTAGTTTTGGTGAATCTATCAGGAAGGGGAGACAAGGACGTTCAGGCTGTGGCGTCCTATCTCGAGGCTTATCCCCAGTATAAGCTCTGA
- a CDS encoding TrpB-like pyridoxal phosphate-dependent enzyme, giving the protein MQGTTKLTMSESEIPEAWYNVLPRLNFELQPPLHPATRQPIGPDDLAAIFPMALIGQEVSTDPWIDVPGAVLDVYRLWRPTPMIRAARLEQMLGTPAKIFYKYEGVSPAGSHKPNTAVAQAYFNKAEGVNRLTTETGAGQWGSALALACTFFGMECKVYMVRSSYEQKPYRRVMMETWGASVVPSPSEQTESGRKILERDPDSPGSLGIAISEAVEEAAGRSDTNYSLGSVLNHVLLHQTVIGLEAKKQFKAAGVEPNVLIGSCGGGSNLGGFILPFFEDKLARGDELRMIAVEPTACPTLTKGKLEYDFGDTAELTPLIRMYTLGHDFVPPPIHAGGLRYHGDAPIICGMVEHGLLEAVAYPQGKVFDAAIQFARSEGIIPAPESAHAVRAAIDEALRCKEEGSEEVIAFNLSGHGKLDLSAYDAYLRGELELDT; this is encoded by the coding sequence ATGCAAGGGACGACCAAGCTAACTATGTCGGAAAGCGAGATTCCGGAGGCTTGGTACAACGTCCTACCTCGTCTCAACTTCGAGCTGCAACCACCTCTTCATCCAGCTACGCGTCAGCCAATTGGCCCCGACGATCTCGCCGCTATTTTTCCGATGGCTTTGATAGGCCAGGAGGTCTCTACAGATCCTTGGATAGACGTTCCCGGCGCCGTCTTAGATGTATACAGGCTGTGGCGTCCGACACCAATGATCCGAGCAGCTCGTCTCGAGCAAATGCTGGGAACTCCGGCCAAAATCTTTTACAAGTACGAGGGGGTTAGTCCCGCTGGAAGCCACAAGCCGAACACTGCAGTAGCCCAGGCGTACTTCAACAAGGCCGAGGGAGTAAACCGCCTCACGACTGAGACGGGGGCAGGTCAGTGGGGATCAGCTCTCGCTTTGGCATGCACCTTTTTCGGAATGGAGTGCAAGGTTTACATGGTGCGCTCCAGCTATGAACAAAAGCCGTATCGCAGAGTGATGATGGAGACTTGGGGTGCAAGTGTCGTGCCCAGTCCATCCGAGCAGACGGAGTCAGGGCGAAAGATTCTCGAACGAGACCCCGACTCTCCGGGATCCTTGGGGATTGCGATTTCCGAGGCGGTCGAGGAGGCAGCGGGGCGCTCAGACACGAACTACTCTCTCGGGTCGGTGCTGAACCATGTTCTCCTACACCAGACAGTTATAGGTCTGGAAGCCAAGAAGCAGTTCAAGGCTGCCGGCGTTGAACCAAACGTTCTAATCGGCAGTTGTGGCGGGGGATCGAATCTAGGAGGTTTTATTCTCCCTTTCTTCGAAGACAAGCTGGCACGAGGCGACGAGCTGCGCATGATTGCAGTGGAGCCGACGGCGTGTCCGACTCTTACCAAGGGTAAGCTAGAGTACGACTTCGGAGATACCGCAGAACTCACCCCTCTTATAAGGATGTACACGCTGGGGCACGACTTTGTGCCCCCGCCTATTCACGCAGGAGGCCTACGGTACCACGGCGATGCTCCCATAATCTGCGGCATGGTCGAGCATGGCCTGCTGGAGGCCGTGGCGTATCCTCAGGGAAAGGTTTTTGACGCCGCGATTCAATTCGCCCGCAGCGAGGGAATTATTCCGGCTCCCGAGTCAGCGCATGCGGTTCGGGCAGCTATAGACGAGGCGCTGCGCTGCAAAGAGGAGGGGTCGGAGGAAGTAATCGCATTCAATCTTTCGGGTCATGGGAAACTCGACTTGAGTGCATACGACGCATATCTCCGAGGTGAACTGGAGCTAGACACGTGA